A window of the Ferrimicrobium sp. genome harbors these coding sequences:
- the sufB gene encoding Fe-S cluster assembly protein SufB, giving the protein MASVELDLGRYKLGWSDVEDYVFKPKKGLSKEIVEEMSRIKGEPEWMRQFRLKALEHFMRRPMAPWFAVNMPDLDFDDIYYYVKPTDHQVDNWDQLPQNMKDTWDKLGIPEAERKYLGGVTAQYESEVVYHRNRDDLAKQGVLFTDMDTALRDYPEIVKKYFGTVIPPNDNKFAALNSAVWSGGSFIYVPKGVKLEMPLQAYFRINSENMGQFERTLIIADEGSQVHYIEGCSAPVYSTDSLHSAVVELIALPGSRITYTTIQNWSSNVYNLVTKRARAEAEARVEWIDGNIGSRLTMKYPSVYLMGPKASGEVLSVAYAGAGQHQDAGAKMIHAAPETTSTIVSKSISKDGGITTYRGLVHMDEGAKNSRSFVRCDALLLDDHSISETKPYMEIGERNAWVGHEATVSKVGEDQLFYLMSRGLSEAQAMSLIVNGFIEPVTRTLPMEYAVEWSRLIELQMDGSIG; this is encoded by the coding sequence ATGGCCTCTGTGGAACTTGATCTTGGGCGTTACAAGCTTGGCTGGTCAGACGTCGAGGACTACGTGTTCAAACCGAAGAAGGGACTCTCCAAAGAGATCGTTGAAGAGATGTCTCGGATCAAGGGTGAGCCCGAATGGATGCGTCAGTTCAGGCTGAAGGCCCTCGAGCACTTCATGCGTCGCCCAATGGCTCCATGGTTTGCGGTAAATATGCCGGACCTGGATTTCGATGACATCTATTATTACGTCAAGCCGACCGATCACCAGGTTGACAACTGGGATCAGCTTCCTCAGAACATGAAGGACACCTGGGACAAGCTGGGGATTCCGGAGGCGGAACGCAAGTACCTGGGCGGAGTAACCGCACAATATGAGTCCGAGGTTGTCTATCATCGCAACCGCGATGATCTCGCCAAGCAGGGTGTTCTCTTTACCGACATGGACACCGCGTTGCGTGACTACCCCGAAATTGTCAAGAAGTATTTCGGTACCGTGATACCTCCCAACGACAACAAGTTCGCGGCGCTGAACTCGGCTGTGTGGTCCGGAGGATCGTTTATCTACGTGCCCAAGGGTGTCAAGCTCGAGATGCCGTTGCAGGCGTATTTCCGCATCAACTCCGAGAACATGGGTCAGTTCGAGCGCACGTTGATCATCGCGGATGAGGGTTCGCAAGTGCACTATATCGAGGGATGCTCGGCGCCAGTGTATTCGACAGACTCGCTGCACTCGGCGGTGGTTGAACTCATCGCGTTGCCGGGATCGCGTATCACCTACACGACTATTCAGAACTGGTCATCGAACGTCTACAACCTCGTGACGAAACGAGCGCGTGCCGAGGCCGAAGCTCGCGTGGAGTGGATCGACGGCAACATCGGCTCGAGATTGACGATGAAGTATCCGTCGGTCTATCTGATGGGCCCGAAGGCATCGGGCGAGGTGCTTTCAGTCGCCTATGCTGGCGCTGGTCAGCATCAAGATGCTGGTGCGAAGATGATTCACGCTGCGCCCGAGACCACGTCCACGATCGTATCGAAGTCCATCTCCAAAGACGGAGGTATCACGACCTACCGTGGTCTGGTGCATATGGACGAAGGGGCGAAGAACTCGCGGTCGTTTGTCCGCTGCGATGCCCTGTTGCTCGACGACCACTCCATCTCCGAGACCAAGCCATACATGGAGATCGGTGAACGCAATGCCTGGGTTGGTCATGAAGCCACGGTTTCTAAGGTGGGTGAAGATCAACTGTTTTATCTGATGAGTCGTGGCCTGTCGGAGGCTCAGGCGATGAGTCTCATCGTCAATGGATTTATCGAGCCGGTTACGAGAACCCTGCCGATGGAGTACGCGGTTGAGTGGTCACGGCTTATCGAACTCCAGATGGACGGTTCGATTGGGTAA